GGAGGTAATGCGTGTCGACTTAAGAAAGCTCTGTATGGACTTAAGCAAGCTGGTAGGCAGTGGTATACCAAATTTAAATCGAAGTTGATAAGTCTGGGGTTAAAGCCCACAGAAAATGAATCGTGTTTATTTTATGGTTATTTTAAGAATAACTTACATTTACTCCTTGTACATGTAGACGATCTACTTATTGCGTCACGGGAAGTGAATATTATTCACAAATTAAAGcaataacttttgaaatattttgacattaagGACCTTGGTAGAGCAAATTATTATCTTGGACTAGAGATTAACCAAATGGATGTTAAGATTACTTTAAAGAAAAGTGGCTACATAAAAGCATTATTAAGGAGATTTGGAATGAGTGAGTGCAACCCGGTTGCTACACCTTCAGAGTTAAAgataaatttagttgaaaataattcaattgaTAAACTTTGTCCATATCGTGAATTAATTGGAACTCTGATGTATATGTACATCGCATCAAGGCCAGACATAGCGAACACCGTGTCAAGACTAGCGCAGTTTGTCACGAATCCATTGAAATGTCATTGGAATGCTGCCAAACGTATTTTAAGTTATCTTGCCGGTACTGCCAATAGAAGCTTGCTGTATCAAAAATCCGGTTTACAGCTAGTTGGGTACGCTGATGTTGATTGGGGAGGCTGCACAACTGATCGCCATTCCCACACGGGATACATTTTCTTGCTCAGCGGTGCTGCGATTAGGTGGAAGTCCCAAAAACAACGCACAGTCGCTCTTTCGTCCACAGAAGCTGAATATGTGAGCTTGGCGGAATCAGCAAAAGAAGCAGTGTATTTGCGTAGTCTCCTAAATGAGATTGGTTTACAAAAACTCGCTGAAGTAATAATTTATGTGGACAACAGAGCTGCGCAGTGTTTGGCTAATGATACCGTTTTTCATGCGCGTACCAAGCACATTGATATCAAACATCATTTTGTGAGAGAGATCAGGGTTATTTTCATTGAGGCACGTATCTTCTCAAGAGATGACTGCGGATGTGATGACGAAACCATTGACGCGAGAAATCCACGACAGATGTCTTAACGGACTTGGTTTGTCCACAGAATGACCTGCATATTGAAGGGGCGTGTTGAAGATAGTCGTTTACCTAACACTATGCATGTCATTACATTATTTACGTCATTACATTCTTTACATACTGTCACTCTCACATTTACATGTATAAGTATTAGTTATTACTTTGTTCTTTAAATCTCCTTGTACCTTAACATTTTCTTCTGGATTAAAACCTCGTGGAGTGAACATCAACTTTTAGTTTGTCTGTAAATTTATACTTAATTATCTCTGCAATCCTATCAAAGTGCATAgtgtacaaaataatttattcaagaaatatttaactttgtacaaatattctgtGGTGATGTGAGTGTATGATGCCATTGGATGTGGTGTGTTATCAAAGTGTATAgtgtacaaaataatttattaaagaaatatttaactttgtacaaatattctgtGGTGATGTGAGTGTATGATGCCATTGGATGTGGTGTGTTGTGAATTCTTCCTAGGGTGCGCCggtttttcccgggtagagtggagggaagcttaactcatttaaaaatttatatttaaatataagtccgattttcttgaatatacacatttaggcaTCGATATTTacttgattcaaatcattaattaaacatatttgagttaatcaaccttcttcatcttaatgaatttgacataatgaatttggaagaattccataatattttttttaaatataaatccgAATTTCTTGAATAGACAAATTTAGGcattgatattgagttgattcaaatcattaatttgacatatttgagtttattaacctttttcatcttaatgaagttgacataaagctttaacggcaatgcatttgggagAGTTCCGTAATAATTTGtttaggtaaaaagtcgattttcttgaatatacacattaagttctcgatattgagttgcttcaaatcattagtttaacgtATTTGAGTtaacttaaccttcttcatcttaatgaagttgacataaagccataacggcagtaaatttggaaaaattccataatattatatttaggcataaatccgattttcttgaatatacacatttagttctcgatattgagttgattcaaatcattaatttaacatatttaagttaattacccttcttcatcttactgaagttgacataaggccataacggcaatgcatttgggagaatttcataatattatatttaggtataaattcgatattcttgaataggcacatttaggaatcgatattgtgttgcttcaaatcattagtttaacatatttgagttacttaactttcttcatcctaatgaagttgacatagagccataacggcagtgcatatagatgaattccataatctcatatttaggtacaaagtagatttttttgaatatacacaCTTAGTTCCCGccactgagttgcttcaaatcatgaatttgacatatttgagtttgtttaccttcttcatctcaatgaagttgacataaatctataacgaaatgtttttagaaaaattccataatagGTATGAGGTCGATCTTCTTGAATAGGCTCATTTAGTAATCGAcattgtgttgcttcaaatcattaatttaacatatttgagttacttatgtttcttcatcttaatgaagttgacatagagccataacggcagtgcatatagaagaattccataatcttatatttaggtataaggtagattttctttaatatacacTTTTAGGCATCGATTCTGAGTtagttcaaatcattaatttgacatatttgagttaattacccttcttcttcttcatgaagttgacataaagatatatcggcagtgaatttggaaaaattccataatattatctatataaataaaaatgaatcgtcaaactgtatgtacgcgcataactcaataacgcctggaccaatttggccaatactttttcttgaatgttcgttgaagttcaaagatggtttttacggcgagaaaaattcgaataatttccggaaaacccctaaaaacagcccttttcttttccccatacaaacgttatataaaaatgaatgtttgtttgttagtaacactatgAGAAAGGTTGAACccatcttgatgaaatttttaaaggttgtttgttgtggatcgggaaaggtttagaaacaaaataccttatactttttatgaggagaagtcggaaaattggacaattccaaaaagtaacattttccatacacatttttttcaatttttgtttgttttgttttttcaatacatattttgatttgtaaattatgtgAATCGTTCAAtggcggtcgcttgctttttattccggctatgcaaagaaaaaattattgaaaatttttcagtgaaaactttatgtatgtttcagacgaagtgatcaattacagattgaaatttgttacgaagccacgaagaggtcgcgctaatattgttcggcgttctttttgccatcaacgtatggcagcccacggaaaggcaagaagtactcccaaaatgcgatgacatacgtgcggaattatggaccgcggtcaatcagctagcgatcgtaacgatatcacagcacgactttttaaacaatagctgcgatggtctttatcttgaaacaacctatggtatatgtgatgctgttagatgctgaatgtattcttttgagtagcaaaaaagtggtttgccgcacgcacacattcttctttggatgcggatggtgattacaccagatcaaattgatgaaatcagttAAGCGGAAATTCcagattcagagatagatccagaattatacgaagtggtgaaaaacAATATGGTTCAttgaccttgcgaaccttacaatcccactttggtttgcatgtctgacaataaaagcacgaaacactactcttgtgcttttctttcggaaacggaaatgggaaatgatggatattcactgtatcggcgtcgctcaccagacgacaatggcagaacatctAGCATTTAGaagcgtgaatatcgacgttaacaacacatcgaagttgacaacacaaggatcgtaccatattcgccacttttgtctaattc
This region of Bactrocera neohumeralis isolate Rockhampton unplaced genomic scaffold, APGP_CSIRO_Bneo_wtdbg2-racon-allhic-juicebox.fasta_v2 ctg3626, whole genome shotgun sequence genomic DNA includes:
- the LOC126767022 gene encoding uncharacterized protein LOC126767022 — protein: MSECNPVATPSELKINLVENNSIDKLCPYRELIGTLMYMYIASRPDIANTVSRLAQFVTNPLKCHWNAAKRILSYLAGTANRSLLYQKSGLQLVGYADVDWGGCTTDRHSHTGYIFLLSGAAIRWKSQKQRTVALSSTEAEYVSLAESAKEAVYLRSLLNEIGLQKLAEVIIYVDNRAAQCLANDTVFHARTKHIDIKHHFVREIRVIFIEARIFSRDDCGCDDETIDARNPRQMS